In Rhinopithecus roxellana isolate Shanxi Qingling chromosome 4, ASM756505v1, whole genome shotgun sequence, a single genomic region encodes these proteins:
- the GJA10 gene encoding gap junction alpha-10 protein, which produces MGDWNLLGGILEEVHSHSTIVGKIWLTILFIFRMLVLRVAAEDVWDDEQSAFDCNTRQPGCNNICYDDAFPISLIRFWVLQIIFVSSPSLVYMGHALYRLRAFEKERQRKKSHLRAQMENPELDLEEQQRIDRELRRLEEQKRIHKVPLKGCLLRTYVLHILTRSVLEVGFMIGQYILYGFQMHPLYKCTQPPCPNAVDCFVSRPTEKTIFMLFMHSIAAISLLLNILEIFHLGIRKIMRTLYKKSSGEGIEDETGPPFHLKKYSVAQQCMICSSLPERISPLQANNQQQVIRVNVPKSKTMWQIPQPRQLEVDPSNGKKDWSEKDQHIGQLHVHSPCPWAGSAGNQHLGQQSDQSSFGLQNTMSQSWLGTTTAPRNCPSYAIGTWEQSQDPEPSGEPLTDLHSHCRDSEGSVRESGVWIERSRPGSRKASFLSRLLSEKRHLHSDSGSSGSRNSSCLDFPHWENSPSPLPSVTGHRTSMVRQTALPIMELSQELFHSGCFLFPFFLPGVRMYVSVDREADGEGDYLWRDKIIHSIHSVKFNS; this is translated from the coding sequence ATGGGGGATTGGAACTTATTGGGTGGCATCCTAGAGGAAGTTCACTCCCACTCAACCATAGTGGGGAAAATCTGGCTGACCATCCTCTTCATCTTCCGAATGCTGGTACTTCGTGTGGCTGCTGAGGATGTCTGGGATGATGAACAGTCAGCATTTGACTGCAACACCCGGCAGCCAGGTTGCAACAATATCTGTTATGATGATGCATTCCCTATCTCTCTGATCAGGTTCTGGGTTTTACAGATCATCTTTGTGTCTTCTCCTTCTTTGGTCTATATGGGCCATGCACTTTATAGGCTCAGGGCCtttgagaaagagagacaaaggaaaaagtcACACCTTAGAGCCCAGATGGAGAATCCAGAGCTTGACTTGGAGGAGCAGCAAAGAATAGACAGGGAACTGAGGAGGTTAGAGGAGCAGAAGAGGATCCATAAAGTCCCTCTGAAAGGATGTCTGCTGCGTACTTATGTCTTACACATCTTGACCAGATCTGTGCTGGAAGTAGGATTCATGATAGGCCAATATATTCTCTATGGGTTTCAAATGCACCCCCTTTACAAATGCACTCAACCTCCTTGCCCCAATGCAGTGGATTGCTTTGTATCCAGGCCCACTGAGAAGACAATTTTCATGCTTTTTATGCACAGCATTGCAGCCATTTCTTTGTTACTCAATATACTGGAAATATTTCATCTGGGCATCAGAAAAATTATGAGGACACTTTATAAGAAATCCAGCGGTGAGGGCATTGAGGATGAAACAGGCCCTCCATTCCATTTGAAGAAATATTCGGTGGCCCAGCAGTGTATgatttgctcttccttgcctGAAAGAATCTCTCCACTTCAAGCTAACAATCAACAGCAAGTCATTCGAGTTAATGTGCCAAAGTCTAAAACCATGTGGCAAATCCCACAGCCCAGGCAACTTGAAGTAGACCCTTCCAATGGGAAAAAAGACTGGTCTGAGAAGGATCAGCACATCGGACAGCTCCATGTTCACAGCCCATGTCCCTGGGCTGGCAGTGCTGGAAATCAGCACCTGGGACAGCAATCAGACCAGTCTTCATTTGGCCTGCAGAATACAATGTCTCAGTCCTGGCTAGGTACAACTACGGCTCCTAGAAACTGTCCATCCTATGCAATAGGAACCTGGGAGCAGTCCCAGGACCCAGAACCCTCAGGTGAGCCTCTCACAGATCTTCATAGTCACTGCAGAGACAGTGAAGGCAGCGTGAGAGAGAGTGGGGTCTGGATAGAGAGATCTCGCCCGGGTAGTCGCAAGGCCAGCTTTCTGTCCAGATTGTTGTCTGAAAAGCGACATCTGCACAGTGACTCAGGAAGTTCTGGTTCTCGGAATAGCTCCTGCTTGGATTTTCCTCACTGGGAAAACAGCCCCTCACCTCTGCCTTCAGTCACTGGGCACAGAACATCAATGGTAAGACAGACAGCCCTACCGATCATGGAACTATCCCAAGAACTGTTCCATTCTggatgctttctttttcctttcttccttcctggggTGCGTATGTATGTTTCTGTTGACAGAGAGGCAGATGGAGAGGGAGATTATTTATGGAGAGataaaattattcattcaatACATTCAGTTAAATTCaattcataa